GCGAGCTCTTCCTGCCCGCGGGAGAGCAGCTCCCTGGCGCGCTGAATATGTTCGAGGGTCTTCATGACGAGCAGCGCCCGGGACGAGGCAACCCGGGATGAGGTATCCCGGGGGATATGGACGAGTCGCGACTCATCGAGCTGGAACTCCGGTACATGCAGCAGTCCGAGCTGCTGCAGCAGCTCAGCGACGCGCTGTACACACAGCAGCGAACGCTGGATGCGCTGAAAGCGGAAGTGGAGCTGCTCAAGCGCAAGCTCGAGGGGGAGCCGGGGCTGGTGGACGCCCGCCAACAGGAGCGTCCACCGCACTACTAAGGCTCAGAACCGGTAGCCGAGCCGCAATCCCAGCGTGGGCTCCGGAGAGAGGTAGCCCACC
This portion of the Hyalangium ruber genome encodes:
- a CDS encoding SlyX family protein; the protein is MDESRLIELELRYMQQSELLQQLSDALYTQQRTLDALKAEVELLKRKLEGEPGLVDARQQERPPHY